In Nitrosopumilus sp., one DNA window encodes the following:
- a CDS encoding M3 family oligoendopeptidase, whose protein sequence is MTEYQLGRWDLSELTKNPKSPEFQKRIRELEKQAEKFEKIKSRLDPKMSSKKFLSILHEIEEISEKMSKIGGYASLSYSSDTQSDEATSLMTRMSKLGSEISNKILFFDLWWKMQIDEKNAKRLMKDAGEITEYLSHKRLFAKYALSEPEERIINTLDVTGISALVKLYDKITNVFEYKMKIGNKTKSMTREEITNYVRSANPKIRETAYKIILTKYSENKGVVGEIYQNIVLNWKDEGMDIRGYKSPISMRNIGNNVDDKTIESLLLVCKKNAPVFQKFFIQKARMLKMKKLRRYDLYAPAAINIKEKNYSYNKSVKLVFESFGRFSDRLEGYAKKVFNENHIDSEVRQGKRDGAFCSTLTPKITPYVLVNFTGKSRDVFTLAHELGHAVHSQTAQDRSILVQDAPLPLAETASTFSELLLYDNISEKISDDEKKIMLSEKIDDLYATILRQSFFTIFEVDAHKQIGDGTTVDEISKTYLQNLKMQFGNSVGLSEDFAIEWSCIPHFYHTPFYCYAYSFGNLLAVSLFQRYKKEGKDFVPSYIDILAAGGSKKPEKLLAEHGFDIRSPKFWQEGFDYVRDQVKALSVLN, encoded by the coding sequence GTGACAGAATACCAACTTGGGAGATGGGATTTATCGGAATTAACAAAGAATCCAAAAAGTCCTGAATTTCAAAAGCGGATTAGGGAGTTAGAAAAACAGGCAGAAAAATTTGAAAAAATAAAATCAAGGTTAGACCCTAAAATGTCATCAAAAAAGTTTTTGAGTATTTTACATGAAATAGAAGAAATATCTGAGAAAATGAGTAAAATTGGAGGTTATGCATCATTATCATATTCTTCAGATACACAATCAGATGAAGCAACATCATTGATGACAAGAATGTCAAAGTTAGGTTCTGAGATTTCAAACAAAATATTATTTTTCGATTTATGGTGGAAGATGCAAATTGACGAGAAAAATGCAAAAAGGCTCATGAAAGATGCAGGAGAAATTACAGAGTATTTATCACATAAAAGATTATTTGCAAAATATGCACTAAGTGAACCAGAAGAGCGAATCATCAATACGTTAGATGTAACTGGAATTTCAGCACTTGTAAAGTTGTATGATAAGATTACAAATGTGTTTGAATATAAGATGAAGATCGGAAATAAAACCAAATCAATGACAAGAGAAGAGATTACAAATTATGTAAGAAGTGCAAATCCAAAGATCAGAGAAACAGCTTATAAAATAATCCTTACAAAATATTCAGAAAACAAAGGAGTTGTAGGAGAGATATATCAAAACATTGTTCTTAATTGGAAAGATGAGGGCATGGATATTCGTGGATACAAAAGTCCAATTTCTATGAGAAATATTGGAAATAATGTTGACGATAAAACTATAGAGTCACTTCTTTTGGTGTGTAAAAAAAATGCCCCCGTCTTTCAGAAATTCTTTATTCAAAAAGCAAGAATGCTAAAGATGAAGAAATTGAGAAGATATGATTTGTATGCACCCGCAGCAATAAACATAAAAGAAAAAAATTATTCATATAACAAATCAGTAAAGTTAGTTTTTGAGTCATTTGGAAGATTCAGTGATAGATTAGAAGGATATGCAAAAAAAGTATTCAATGAAAACCATATTGATTCAGAAGTAAGACAAGGTAAGAGAGATGGTGCTTTTTGCAGCACGCTGACTCCAAAAATCACGCCATATGTACTCGTAAACTTTACTGGGAAATCAAGAGATGTTTTCACTCTTGCTCATGAATTAGGTCACGCCGTACACAGTCAAACAGCACAAGATAGATCAATTCTTGTTCAAGATGCACCGTTACCATTAGCAGAAACAGCATCTACATTTTCAGAATTATTACTGTATGATAATATCTCTGAGAAAATTTCAGATGATGAAAAGAAGATCATGTTATCAGAGAAGATAGATGACTTGTATGCAACAATTCTCAGACAATCATTTTTTACAATCTTTGAAGTAGATGCTCACAAGCAGATAGGAGATGGAACTACAGTTGATGAGATTTCAAAGACATATTTGCAAAACCTCAAAATGCAATTTGGAAATTCAGTTGGACTGTCTGAAGACTTTGCAATAGAGTGGAGTTGCATACCTCACTTTTACCACACGCCATTTTACTGCTACGCTTATTCTTTTGGAAACTTGCTTGCAGTATCGTTATTTCAAAGATATAAAAAAGAAGGAAAAGACTTTGTTCCATCATACATAGATATTCTTGCAGCAGGAGGGTCTAAAAAACCTGAGAAACTTCTTGCAGAACATGGGTTTGATATTAGGTCTCCAAAATTCTGGCAAGAAGGTTTTGATTACGTTAGAGATCAAGTTAAAGCATTATCAGTATTAAATTAA
- a CDS encoding TATA-box-binding protein: protein MTQTRPVIAIVNVVASATINQRLDLVDITKKFPAVEYHPEQFPGAVFRLKSPKTATLLFGSGKMVCTGAKSQELAETAVKKVVELLRKGKVKIKSEPIVTIQNIVSSINLGGKVSLEQAARTLPRSMYEPEQFPGLIHRMLDPKTVILIFSSGKLVCVGAKLEKDVHRSVNQIHSLLEEKNLMVYD, encoded by the coding sequence ATGACGCAAACAAGACCAGTGATTGCAATTGTCAATGTAGTTGCTTCTGCAACAATTAATCAAAGACTAGATCTTGTAGACATTACAAAAAAATTCCCAGCAGTTGAATATCATCCAGAACAGTTTCCAGGTGCAGTATTCAGACTAAAGAGTCCAAAAACAGCTACATTGCTTTTCGGTTCAGGAAAGATGGTATGTACAGGTGCCAAATCACAAGAATTAGCTGAGACTGCAGTAAAAAAAGTAGTTGAACTATTAAGAAAAGGAAAAGTCAAAATAAAAAGCGAACCAATTGTAACAATTCAAAATATTGTATCATCAATTAACCTTGGAGGTAAAGTGAGTTTGGAACAAGCAGCAAGAACTTTGCCACGAAGTATGTATGAACCAGAACAATTTCCAGGTTTGATTCACAGAATGCTTGACCCAAAAACAGTAATTCTGATTTTCTCATCAGGAAAACTCGTATGTGTAGGAGCTAAATTAGAAAAAGATGTCCATCGTTCTGTTAATCAGATTCATAGTTTACTGGAAGAGAAAAATTTAATGGTCTACGATTGA
- the tfb gene encoding transcription initiation factor IIB (stabilizes TBP binding to an archaeal box-A promoter; responsible for recruiting RNA polymerase II to the pre-initiation complex), whose protein sequence is MVLETINADGICGRCGKNSMLTDNVTGERFCGKCGFVVSETLQDSGPEWRSFSKEGGTDPTRTGAPTSLTMHDRGLATIINPVNKDASGKPLSTSMKSTIERLRTWDSRSKVNASSDRNLRQALSELATLKDKLSLSDPVIEKAAYVYRKALEKGLVKGRSISALIASALYAACRDTETPRTLKDVSDAGNIKRKDIARCYRILHKELDLKMPVVDPVQCVSRIASKVQISERTKRYAVKVLKDAQEHEESAGKDPMGLAAAALYLACVRNGEDRTQRDIAEAANVTEVTIRNRYKGLRLDQNIDMQAGKQ, encoded by the coding sequence TTGGTTCTAGAGACTATCAATGCAGATGGCATCTGTGGACGCTGTGGAAAAAACAGTATGTTGACAGACAACGTCACAGGTGAAAGATTTTGCGGAAAATGTGGATTTGTTGTTTCTGAAACATTACAAGATTCCGGACCAGAATGGAGATCATTTTCAAAAGAAGGAGGAACAGATCCTACAAGAACAGGAGCTCCAACATCACTTACAATGCATGATAGAGGTTTAGCCACCATTATCAATCCAGTAAACAAAGATGCCTCAGGTAAACCACTTTCAACTTCAATGAAAAGTACTATTGAAAGACTAAGAACTTGGGATAGTAGAAGCAAAGTTAACGCATCATCAGACAGAAATCTTAGACAAGCACTAAGTGAATTGGCAACATTAAAGGACAAACTTTCTCTATCAGATCCTGTAATTGAAAAGGCAGCGTATGTGTATAGAAAAGCATTGGAGAAGGGATTGGTAAAGGGACGCTCAATTTCAGCTTTAATTGCATCAGCTCTTTATGCCGCATGTCGCGACACTGAGACTCCTAGAACATTAAAAGATGTTTCAGATGCAGGGAACATAAAGAGAAAAGATATTGCAAGGTGTTATAGAATTCTGCATAAAGAATTAGATCTAAAAATGCCAGTAGTAGATCCTGTGCAATGTGTTTCAAGAATTGCAAGTAAAGTACAAATTTCAGAAAGAACAAAACGCTACGCAGTAAAAGTTCTCAAAGATGCACAAGAACATGAAGAATCTGCAGGTAAGGATCCAATGGGTCTTGCAGCAGCAGCATTATACTTGGCATGTGTAAGAAACGGAGAGGATAGAACTCAAAGAGACATTGCAGAGGCTGCAAATGTGACTGAAGTGACAATAAGAAATAGATACAAGGGTTTAAGATTAGATCAAAATATAGATATGCAGGCAGGGAAGCAATAA
- a CDS encoding universal stress protein has product MSSRGHGPANDVLLGSVSYTVIYKSKKPVMIIK; this is encoded by the coding sequence ATGAGTTCACGTGGACATGGCCCTGCCAATGATGTACTGCTAGGAAGTGTTTCTTATACTGTAATTTACAAATCAAAAAAACCAGTAATGATTATAAAATAA
- a CDS encoding UBP-type zinc finger domain-containing protein, whose translation MSKKCEHFSQKKEDVQQNTKGCEECEKERLPVVAIRMCLTCGHVGCCDSSIGKHATKHFEETGHPVMKAIPGDIWKWCYIHKEYF comes from the coding sequence ATGTCAAAAAAATGTGAACATTTCTCACAGAAAAAAGAAGACGTGCAACAAAACACAAAAGGCTGTGAAGAGTGTGAAAAAGAACGTCTTCCAGTGGTAGCAATCAGGATGTGTCTAACATGTGGGCATGTTGGTTGTTGTGATTCATCAATTGGAAAACATGCAACAAAACACTTTGAGGAAACAGGTCATCCTGTAATGAAGGCAATTCCAGGAGACATTTGGAAGTGGTGCTATATTCATAAAGAATATTTTTGA
- a CDS encoding inorganic diphosphatase produces MSKSIWHDIEPGTDIPEIINVIVEIPKGSMNKYEYDKKYNMMKLDRVLFSPFHYPGDYGLIPQTLSDDEDPLDALVLVTNQTYPGILIEARPIGLLQMKDDGKLDDKIICVATNDPRYLHTVDITNMEDHYRSEIAHFFQVYKDLEGKKVEIIGWKSAKEAKTVIIESIKRYKDTIKK; encoded by the coding sequence ATGAGTAAGAGCATTTGGCATGATATTGAGCCAGGAACAGATATTCCAGAAATTATTAATGTGATCGTAGAGATTCCAAAGGGTTCCATGAACAAATATGAATATGATAAAAAATACAACATGATGAAATTAGACAGAGTTTTATTCTCCCCATTTCATTACCCAGGAGATTATGGGTTAATCCCTCAAACATTGTCCGACGACGAAGATCCGCTGGATGCATTGGTATTAGTAACAAACCAGACATATCCTGGAATTTTAATTGAAGCTAGACCAATAGGATTACTACAAATGAAAGATGATGGGAAATTAGATGACAAGATAATATGCGTTGCTACAAATGATCCTAGATATCTGCATACAGTAGACATCACAAATATGGAGGATCATTATCGTTCAGAAATAGCACATTTTTTCCAGGTTTACAAAGACTTGGAAGGCAAGAAAGTTGAAATCATCGGGTGGAAATCAGCAAAAGAGGCAAAAACCGTAATTATAGAATCAATAAAGAGATACAAAGATACTATAAAAAAATAG